The sequence ATGTTATTACATCTGTTTATTCTTTACAGTACGCTGCATTATCCATACAGAGATCTGTCCGCACTAGGATTGAACATGTTAATGAGAACAAAAGGACGACTGGCCTGGTGGAGTTCAAAGACTCTATGGAATATCTGTTACGTCTTGGCAATCTATGCAGTAATATTTCTAACCATTTTGACTTTTTGTTTTATCATGCAGGAGCCCATTTCATTTGAGATTACACCGATGTTTGTCAATGACCTTTTAGATGCGCAAAGCCCATTTGATACCTTTTCAATTGATTTAGTCGTTTACATTGTATTTATTCCTGTGATGATGTCGATTGCGTTTAACCTGCTGCAGATGACCATCGTACTGTTTATCAAACCCTTGTATAGCTTTGGTATGCTGGCTATTATGTTGCTTTCCTCTGCCTACATTGTCACTCCCTATCTTCCTGGTAACTATGCCATGCCAATTCGAAGTATTGATGTAGTAGAGCAAGGTCTTTCGTTTAACGGGGCAGTAATCGCTTGGAGTATTTTAACCGTAGGATCATTCATCCTTGGTTGTATCTATTTTAGGAGATTCGATATTCTACATGATGATTTTAATTAATCGTTCAAGAAAGGAGATTGACTATGACAACCATTGATTTGGATCATGTTACGAAGACGATGAAGGGGATTAACGTCATTAACAATATTTCTTTAACCTTCCATTCTGGTAAAGTCACCGGATTACGCGGTGTAAACGGCTCTGGAAAGACGATGATGATGCGGTTAATTGCTGGTTTAATTTTTCCTTCCAAAGGATCGATCCACATTGACGGTAAAAAACTTGGAAAAGATCTTACCTTCCCCGAAAGTATTGGCATGCTGTTAGAAAATCCAGCTTTTTTAGATAGCTATTCAGGCTTCCAAAATCTAAAAATGCTCGCATCGATTCGCAATGAAATTGATACGGTGCAGATAAGAGCTGTGTTAAATCAGGTGGGCCTAGATGAGGCAAGCAGTAAGAAAAAATATAAAAAATATTCATTAGGGATGAAGCAACGCCTTGGTATTGCTGGTGCCATTCTTGAAAGACCGGATATTGTCATACTGGATGAACCGACCAATTCACTGGATACGAATGGCGTAGAACTGGTTAAAAAAATCGTACATCAAGAAAAGCAACGCGGGGCATTAGTGATCATCTCCTGTCATGATAGCGATATATTGGATGAATTGGCAGATGAGATACATTATCTGGAAAACGGAACACTTATAAGCAGCTCAAAAGGAAGTGAAAAAACATGAAAAAGCTCTTCCTCGGTTTCCTGTGTTTAGCTTTAACTGTAGGAGTAGGTATTCGCATTTGGAATGTCAATAAAGATGTCGAGCTTCCTCCAGTCCACACCTTTAAAATGAGTGAAGAAGTGGCCATTGAAGATAATATATTTCTAGATGACTTTGAAAATATGGATGGTTATACCGTGACCGTAAACGATGCAGAAATCATTCCTTATGAGGCATACCTTGCAAAATATCAGTATCAGGATGATCCGGATAATCCATTGTTTGCAGAAGAGGATTTTCTTTTTCCTGAAATGGTTTATGATATCGATATAACCGTTAAAAATACGAAGAAAACGGATAATCCAAAGGAACAAAGTGGTATTAACTTTATTCACTATTATTTAATTGGTACCGATTTCGAACTTCAAATTAGCGATGAGCTATATCGCGTTGGTAATCCTGATTTGGAAACAGGCATGACAGATGGATTTCGTCTGCGCCCAGAAACAGAAATGAACTTTCATTTACCATTTTATTTTTCGCCATCAGCTATTGCTGGCCCGCTTCAAGTAAAGGATATTACTAGTGACGATATATATTTGGTTGTTTCTTTATATCCTCATGTGAATCAAATTTTGATAGAATCCTAATATTTGTCCCCTTGAAACTATCTCAGGGGGATAATGTACAAGTCCTCCCTCAAACCCTGTTCCCAGCATTTCTTTTAACCTATATAAATGGTATAATTTACTATGTAATCAATCCTTCAATCTTCGTTTATCTTAATTGTATATAAAGGTTGTGGTTAACATGGTCTTATCTCTCTTCTTTTTTGTCATTGAATTAACAGCTATGTTCTTTGGTCTCTTTTACACACTTAGTCTAAAATTAAAATTAAAAACAATTATGTTCGGGGTTATTGCTGTTGGTTTACCTGCCGTTTCATCTTATTTATATGTGGCAGGTTGCTTTGGCATCAGTTACCTTCTGATCAGCTTAAGTTTATTTTTTTATATTCATACCCGAAAGCTACGTACACTGCTGGATGTTGCTATCCTGGCGATTATTAGCCTTATTGCAGAAAACCTTTCACAGATTATTCATTTTTCTTTTTTTACAGATCAACAAACTCCTGTTGTTGCAGGAATAAACAGTTTGTTTCTTGTAATCATTTTTACTGTTTGTACCTATCTTTATCGGTTATTTATCATGAAGATTTGGCAAATGTTTTCGATTGCCACACAAATCCTGTTATTCTTCGTCGCATGGGTTACGACAACCGTTATCTTTTTCAATCTATTCATCTCTTTACATCGTAATCTATATTATCCTGCCATTTTTAATGTGCTAATTGAGACTATCTATCTTTTATTAATGTTCGTTCTGTTTGCCCTCTTGTTTCGTAACATTAAAAAGGAGAATACATTAAAAAACAAAGAAATAGAACGAGAGCAAATGCTGCAATACATGCAAGAACTCGAACGAATCAATAAGGATATGCAAAGCTTCCGGCATGATTACCAGAATATCTTGCTTACCATGCAAGGATACATGGAGCATAATGATATCAAAGGATTAAAAAACTATTTTAATAATTATATTGTGAAAGTGGAAAATAGTACGCTTCGTCGTAACCATTTATTTCACCAGCTAGATAAAATTAAAATAATTGAATTGAAAGGATTTCTATCTTCAAAAATATTACTGGCCCAGGAGTCCAGCATAACTATTCATGTAGAAGTAGCCGATCAAATTAAAGCTATTGATATGCATATAATAGATCTGATTCGGCTAATTGGTATATTACTAGATAACGCGTTAGAAGCTTCTCTCCACTTAGAAAACCGGGAGCTAAATATGGCATTTATCCAGAAAAAAGACGGTTCCTTACTCATGGTAATAGAGAACCGCATCGAAAATGAGAATATAACTATCGGACAACTGTTTCAGGCTGGATACTCAACAAAGGGAAAAGCTCGAGGTAACGGCTTAACAACCGCTCGTCGAATTATCAATCAATGGTCAAATGCTACCATGAATACACGCATCGAAAATCAATTCTTCATTCATGAAATTGAAATAAAAGCCGTAAACGAGCAGATTTCCGTTCCATATGAAAAAACACTTGTCTAGTAAACGATCATGACACAGGGGAGGATATATTGTGAAGGTAATAATTTGTGAAAATGAAACAGAGCAACGCCTATTGTTAGAATCGATTATTTCGCATTATGCTTTGGTCTCTGAACCAAGCATTGAAATAGTGCTTAGTGCCGCTACTCCGGAAGAAGTGCTGGTTTTCCAACAAGATCAGAGAGCAGATTGTTATTTTTTAGATATAGAACTTGCTTCGACACTTAATGGAATGGATGTTGCCCGTAAAATCCGAGAACAAGATCCCTTTGCTACAATCATTTTTATTTCCATGCATGCAGATCGATTAAAATTGACATTTAAATATAAATTAGCTGCGCTTGATTTTATTGTTAAAGATGATAATCGAGCAAAGCTATCCGAGCAAGTAATCGATGCATTAGAAGCGGCTTTTACCAAATGCAAGCAACAAAACACTTCACAAGAGAAGATATCATCACTTGCAATCCGTATCGGTGAGCAGATTAAATACGTTCATTATACGGACATTTATTACTTTGAGACTTCCCCTAACGTACATAAAATAGGACTACACGAAAAAAATGGCTATTATGAATTTTATGCAAAATTAAAAGATCTTGAAGAACTTCATCCATCCTTTTTTCGCTGTCATAAAAGCTACGTCATCAATCTGCAACACATTAAAACAATTAATAAAAAGGAACGTAAATTGATCATGGCAAATGACCAGGAATGTTACCTGTCTTTTCGTAAAGTAAAGGAATTGCAAACTAAGCTTAATCAGCAGTATCCTGGTATTTCCACTATTGGATAAATCCGAAACCGTGTAGTTTAAGTTAAATGATCGGCAGGGTGGCCTGGATAGCTCAATATATCACGTAGAGTCCTGACGGTACATTGCTGACAATCCACTACGTCTGCACCTGTGTCTACTGGTAATGCTTCGAAGCAGACTTCCTCGGTTGAAGTATTTAGGGTAATAGCCAGCAGTGCCCCACAGGACGAGAAGTGATTGCTAGGAGACATCCGAGCACTCGGAAGCAAGGCTATCCCTAGCTTCCTTAGAGTACCAGACACATCCCCATGTTCTATCACTCTAGATCCCTAACTCCTGTTTCTAATATTTCCATTTGCAATACTGTCTGCTCGTCTGTAATGGTTTTATCTTTACCATTTATAACCGCTTCATATAAGTCATCATATACAATGCCATAATCACCATTTACGGATGTTACTTTTTCTTCATGAATCGTACCATCATCGTCCACGTACGTTAATACGCCATAATGTTTGAGGGTATCTACACCAAAATCTTTATTATCTGGCATGTAAAATAACTTTAAATGTTCTTCCTGACGATCTTTTGTTTCTTTGACAAAGCATCCTTTTTTTCCGTAAACGACGAAGCTTGGTCTTTCTTTTATTCTAAAATAACTGGATTTTACCGATACTTTTAACGTGCCGTAATATAAATCCAAATCGAAATAATCGTTCATTCTTCCTGTTCCTAATAGTTGTCTCACATCATAATGGATCTGATCCGGCTTGCCAAAGTAGCTGATGACCTGATCCAGGGTATGACAGGCATGGCCGTATAAAAAGGACACAGCTGGATCAAAGGAATCGGCAGACTCCGGGACTTCTGGACGGAAATAGTCAAAATGCATTTCCATTTCCAGCAGGTCGCCTAGTTTCCCTTCCTCGATAACTTTTTGAACCGTTAAGAAATCACTGTCAAAACGTCTATTTTGATACGCTTGGACAATCAAGCCTTTCTCTTTGGCCAATGCAAATATTTCTTTCGCCTGTTCCGAGTTTTCCGTAAACGGCTTTTCCACCAAGCAGTGTTTATTATGTTCTAATACTTGTTTTGCGTATTCATAATGGCTGTCATGTCTTGTGCATACCACAATGACTTGAATATCATCATCATGCAATAATTCATTCAAGTCAGAAGTATAATGTACGCCATCAATTCGCTTCCAGCTATCACGATCGGGATTTCTCCGATAAATCGTTTTTACCTTTATATTCTCTCGTTGCAGTACGAATGGCAGATGATATCTATTCGTACTTTTTCCATTGCCAATATATCCTATAGTAAGCATAGGTATCCTCCTTCATTTTTTGCATATCATTGCTGCTTCAATTATTTTACATGAAAGACCTTGTATGAAAAAGTACCCCCCTCTGACAGGAGGTACTTTTCTATTTAGCTTACATTAAGTTAATGGCATGGAATAGGATACCAAGTGCAAACAATCCGAGAATCATAATAATAGGAGACACTTTCTTCCTGAGCAGCCACATGCTGAGGAGTGTGATTAACAGCCCTGCTAAACCTGGAATTAGGCTATCTAAGTTGTCCTGTAAAGTCGTGACATTATATTCACTTAATGAACGACCGGCGGCTTGCTGTTCTAATGCCGTGCGAATCCCTTCTGATCCAGCAGGCAGGTTCTCCCAATCGATATACGCACCTTCGTCCAGTTCAACTCTCGATACCGTTGGTGTAAAGGATACCGCAACCCATCGGTTAACTAATGCACCAAGAATGAACATACCGAGTATCGAGGCCCCTTTGGTAATGTCACGAAGCAATCCACCAGATAAATCTTCCGTAATTTTGGAACCTGCTTTGTAACCAAGTTCTTGTGTATACCACATGAAACCCATACGAATGATGTTCCATAAAACAAAGTATAGGATTGGTCCCAATATGTTCCCAGTTAAAGCAAGAGAAGCGGCCAATGCACCGAGAATTGGTTTAACCGTGAACCAGAAAACGGGGTCCCCGATACCTGCTAACGGACCCATCATCCCGACTTTAACCCCTTGAATAGCTTTGTTATCAACTGGGGCACCATTTGCACGTTCTTCTTCAAGTGCTAACGTCACACCAATGATCGGAGAAGCTACATATGGATGGGTATTAAAAAATTCTAAGTGTCGTTGCAGTGCCGCAGCACGATCTTCTTTTGTTTTATATAATCTTCTGATGGCTGGAATCATAGAAAAGGCCCAACCACCGTTTTGCATACGTTCATAGTTCCAGGAACCTTGAATGAAAGTGGATCGCCACCAAATAGCAACGCGATCTCTTCTAGACAATTTCATTTCTTTAGCCATTTTGTGTCCTCCTCCTTTTAGTAGTTATCAATAATATCACCTATCGGATCTCCCGTGTTCCCATTTCCGCCGCCACCTGAACCGCCTTGTTTCGTAAGCGCCAGATAGATAAGTGCAAGAGCCACACCGATAGCACCAAGACCCAATAGTGTGATGGATGGAATTGTCGCTAATACGAAGCCAATCGCAAAGAATGGCCATACTTCTTTTGTAGCCATCATGTTTATAACCATCGCATAACCGACGGCTACTACCATACCCCACCAACTGCTAAGCCATCTGTCAGCCAATCTGGCATAGACTGCAGTAAATCTCTAACCGGCGCTGCACCAACAGCCAAAATTAAGGCAGCTGGGATGGCTATACGCAGACCTTGCAAACAAATGGCGATAAGATGCCATACTTCTATCCTTCTGATGTTTCCTTCTTTTGCTGCCGCATCCATTAAATGAATTATTGCGGTTGCAATCGTTCGGACAATGATCGTTAATAATAGCCCCGCAACTGCAAGTGGAACTGCAATCGCGATGGCAGATGATACACCACCTTCGCCCTGACCACCTAAAACAAGAATGATGGCCGAGGCAACAGACGCCAATGCAGCATCGGGGGCTACAGCAGCTCCGATGTTTGCCCATCCTAAAGCAATTAATTGCAGGGTACCACCTAAAATAAGGCAGGGCACTACTTCGCCTGTAACTAAACCGATTAACGTACAGGCTATAATGGGCTGGTGGAAGTGGAATTCATCCAATATCCCTTCTATACCTGCTAAAAATGCTACGATAATAACTAATATTATTTGAATAATAGTCAATTCCATATTTATTCTTAATCCTCCTTTTGATCTGACAATCAGGATTATTACTGTCTGTTCAACTCCGCTTGAGCCCTCTGAAGAATCTCATCCATGTTGCCTTTTGAATCATTTGGAACTTTGCGTACATCGAATTGCACACCAAATTCCTTCAACTTTTTGAACGCATCGATATCTGCCTGATTAAAGGCCAATACCTTATTCGGTTGAACTTTCCCAGTGGAGTGTGCCATCGAACCAACATTGATGGTCTCAAGTGGAACACCGCCTTCCACCGCTCTAAGTACGTCATGGGGATTTTCAAAAAGAAGCAATGCGCGCTGACCGCCGAAATGTTGATCATCTTGAGCAAGTTCCACCATTTTATTGATCGGAACAACATGTGCCTTGACCCCTGATGGAGCAGCCTGCTGGATTAATTTCTTACGAAGGTCATCCTTCGCTACTTCATCCGAAACGACGATAATTCGCGTAGGCAGTGTATTCTTGGTCCAAGCCGTTGCTACCTGGCCGTGAAGCAGTCGAGAATCAATACGTGCTAACACATATTCAAATGTACCAGGTTCACCTGAAGTAGATGGCTGAGTGGCTGTTGCAGCGGCATCTGCCGGCTCTAATTCTTCCGGCTTCACCTTCACCGCTTCTTTCGCTGTGTCCAGAATATGCGAAGCAATTTCGTGGGCCGTGTTCATAGAAAAGCGTGAAGAATAAGCTTCAATCAACATCGCTAAGTTCACACCAGCAACGATTGCCCATTTATCTTTGTGCTCTTCCATCAAGTTGTTTGCCTGGTTGAAGGGAGTCCCACCCCAAAGATCAACTAAGAATAATACTTCATCCTTGTTGTCGAATGAGGCAATCGCTTTTTGCATTTTTGACTTTATATCATCAGGTCCTTCGCTCGGCATCAACGTAACAGCTGTTACATTTTCTTGTTCTCCAAAGATCATGGATCCAGATTGCAAGATACCATCAGCAAATTCACCGTGAGTAGCAATGATAATCCCTACCATCCCTTTACCTCCTTTTTTTGTTGTTAAGGTTTATATACAATAGCATTACCAACATTCGGATAAAAATTATAAATGGATTAGCAAAACTAAGCCAATCACTTCAAGGAGACAAAACCAGCCTTGCACACCCTACTTTTGGTTCCTTTACGGTTAAACGATACAAATCTCTTCGCTACTCTCACCTCTTTTGGCTCCTTTACGGCTAAACGATACAAACCTCTTCGCTACTCTCACCTCTTTTGGTTCCTTTCCAGTTAAACGATACAAATCTCATCTCTCTTCTCACCACTTTTGGTCCCTTTCCCAATTAAACGAAACAAACCATACACTTTTTAACACGAAAAAAAGGATTAAATAATCCTAAAGGCAGAGAGCTGCCCTTAGGATCATTTAATCCATTCTTTTAGCAAAATTACTTTTTCAATTTACTCCTGAATCCGCGTTTGATTACATCAAAGAAGCTTAAGGACTGGACCATATGATCCGGATCAACGTATGTACGGATCGCGCGAAACACTTTTTTGGGATCTTTAGACGAAAATGTAAATGTTCCATTCTTCTTCGTTTGGATCGCATAACGCGGAATCCATTTTCCTTTGAACAGAACAGAGGCGATTACGTAATCTACTTCTTCCCAAGGAATTTGAATAAACTTGCGAGCATCACGTTTATTGAAGAACTCAAATCCTTTATCGCCAATCATTATCTGTCCATAGTCCGAAACACTTAAGTGTGAGGTTGCATCCATTACCAAATCAACTTTTGTATTGATTGATTGAACCATTTGTTATGCCCCTTTTCTTTCACTTCCTGCCATGATTGCAAGATGACAATACATGCAATCATTTCTATTTTATCCAAGTCCAGGGGTTTTCTAATCAAATTTTGGGATGATTGCTCTCGGAAACTTGTGGCTGTACTTCTTCTCAATGGCTAACATACTCAGGACTGGATCAGCCAGCGATGAGCGTCATGAAAAAGTGGTGCCCATGTAGATTCGTGGTGCGTTCCACCTTGTATAAAATCGAATCGAATACGACTTTCCGCCAGACCAGCTGTGATCAGTGTCTCCTTGACCTGTGCAACATGCTCATAAGCAACTCGATTAAACTCGGGATTATCCGTCTCTTCTCCTCCGATACTCAGAAAAATGCGCAGCGTCGGAGAAATAACGGACTGCTCTATCAGTTGAATGATCGCGCCATTGTCCTGCCACATCACAAACGAAATACCTCCCACCCGGTCAAACTGATCCGGATAGCGAATGGCGG is a genomic window of Gracilibacillus salinarum containing:
- a CDS encoding mannose/fructose/sorbose PTS transporter subunit IIA; the encoded protein is MVGIIIATHGEFADGILQSGSMIFGEQENVTAVTLMPSEGPDDIKSKMQKAIASFDNKDEVLFLVDLWGGTPFNQANNLMEEHKDKWAIVAGVNLAMLIEAYSSRFSMNTAHEIASHILDTAKEAVKVKPEELEPADAAATATQPSTSGEPGTFEYVLARIDSRLLHGQVATAWTKNTLPTRIIVVSDEVAKDDLRKKLIQQAAPSGVKAHVVPINKMVELAQDDQHFGGQRALLLFENPHDVLRAVEGGVPLETINVGSMAHSTGKVQPNKVLAFNQADIDAFKKLKEFGVQFDVRKVPNDSKGNMDEILQRAQAELNRQ
- a CDS encoding sensor histidine kinase, with translation MVLSLFFFVIELTAMFFGLFYTLSLKLKLKTIMFGVIAVGLPAVSSYLYVAGCFGISYLLISLSLFFYIHTRKLRTLLDVAILAIISLIAENLSQIIHFSFFTDQQTPVVAGINSLFLVIIFTVCTYLYRLFIMKIWQMFSIATQILLFFVAWVTTTVIFFNLFISLHRNLYYPAIFNVLIETIYLLLMFVLFALLFRNIKKENTLKNKEIEREQMLQYMQELERINKDMQSFRHDYQNILLTMQGYMEHNDIKGLKNYFNNYIVKVENSTLRRNHLFHQLDKIKIIELKGFLSSKILLAQESSITIHVEVADQIKAIDMHIIDLIRLIGILLDNALEASLHLENRELNMAFIQKKDGSLLMVIENRIENENITIGQLFQAGYSTKGKARGNGLTTARRIINQWSNATMNTRIENQFFIHEIEIKAVNEQISVPYEKTLV
- a CDS encoding oxidoreductase; its protein translation is MLTIGYIGNGKSTNRYHLPFVLQRENIKVKTIYRRNPDRDSWKRIDGVHYTSDLNELLHDDDIQVIVVCTRHDSHYEYAKQVLEHNKHCLVEKPFTENSEQAKEIFALAKEKGLIVQAYQNRRFDSDFLTVQKVIEEGKLGDLLEMEMHFDYFRPEVPESADSFDPAVSFLYGHACHTLDQVISYFGKPDQIHYDVRQLLGTGRMNDYFDLDLYYGTLKVSVKSSYFRIKERPSFVVYGKKGCFVKETKDRQEEHLKLFYMPDNKDFGVDTLKHYGVLTYVDDDGTIHEEKVTSVNGDYGIVYDDLYEAVINGKDKTITDEQTVLQMEILETGVRDLE
- a CDS encoding DUF956 family protein produces the protein MVQSINTKVDLVMDATSHLSVSDYGQIMIGDKGFEFFNKRDARKFIQIPWEEVDYVIASVLFKGKWIPRYAIQTKKNGTFTFSSKDPKKVFRAIRTYVDPDHMVQSLSFFDVIKRGFRSKLKK
- a CDS encoding ATP-binding cassette domain-containing protein; the encoded protein is MTTIDLDHVTKTMKGINVINNISLTFHSGKVTGLRGVNGSGKTMMMRLIAGLIFPSKGSIHIDGKKLGKDLTFPESIGMLLENPAFLDSYSGFQNLKMLASIRNEIDTVQIRAVLNQVGLDEASSKKKYKKYSLGMKQRLGIAGAILERPDIVILDEPTNSLDTNGVELVKKIVHQEKQRGALVIISCHDSDILDELADEIHYLENGTLISSSKGSEKT
- a CDS encoding PTS system mannose/fructose/sorbose family transporter subunit IID, whose amino-acid sequence is MAKEMKLSRRDRVAIWWRSTFIQGSWNYERMQNGGWAFSMIPAIRRLYKTKEDRAAALQRHLEFFNTHPYVASPIIGVTLALEEERANGAPVDNKAIQGVKVGMMGPLAGIGDPVFWFTVKPILGALAASLALTGNILGPILYFVLWNIIRMGFMWYTQELGYKAGSKITEDLSGGLLRDITKGASILGMFILGALVNRWVAVSFTPTVSRVELDEGAYIDWENLPAGSEGIRTALEQQAAGRSLSEYNVTTLQDNLDSLIPGLAGLLITLLSMWLLRKKVSPIIMILGLFALGILFHAINLM
- a CDS encoding LytR/AlgR family response regulator transcription factor, which gives rise to MKVIICENETEQRLLLESIISHYALVSEPSIEIVLSAATPEEVLVFQQDQRADCYFLDIELASTLNGMDVARKIREQDPFATIIFISMHADRLKLTFKYKLAALDFIVKDDNRAKLSEQVIDALEAAFTKCKQQNTSQEKISSLAIRIGEQIKYVHYTDIYYFETSPNVHKIGLHEKNGYYEFYAKLKDLEELHPSFFRCHKSYVINLQHIKTINKKERKLIMANDQECYLSFRKVKELQTKLNQQYPGISTIG
- a CDS encoding DUF5028 domain-containing protein, whose translation is MKKLFLGFLCLALTVGVGIRIWNVNKDVELPPVHTFKMSEEVAIEDNIFLDDFENMDGYTVTVNDAEIIPYEAYLAKYQYQDDPDNPLFAEEDFLFPEMVYDIDITVKNTKKTDNPKEQSGINFIHYYLIGTDFELQISDELYRVGNPDLETGMTDGFRLRPETEMNFHLPFYFSPSAIAGPLQVKDITSDDIYLVVSLYPHVNQILIES